The window AGGGGCAGGAGCAGACGAAAGACAAGGGCAAGGAAGGCACTAAAGAGGGTGAGAGGGGCGATTACGTGGATGTAGATTATGATGTGAAGGATGAGAAGAAGCGATGATTGTAAATTATTTTCACATATCCAAATCTTTTTTATGTGATAATAAGGATAAGGAGTGAGGAAAGATGGAAAGAAGAAGGAGACCGTCTATATTTGATATGATGGAGCGGTATATGGAGCGGATGTTCGAGGAGATGCGGGGTTTACCACTGCCTTTCGAGGAGGAGTTTAGAAGACGGAGGAGAGAGTCTCAGGATATCGAAGATTGGTTCAGAGACCCGTTTGAGGATTTGATGGAGCGCTTAGAGGAGGAATTGCCGAAAGAGTTCAAGAATTTCGTGACTGAGGAGGAGACGCCGGAAGGCAAGATAAGAAGATACGGACCCTTCATTTATGGGTTCACCCTCACGAAGGAGCCGGGTAAGGAACCAGAGATAAAGGAGTTTGGGAATATAAGACCGTCCTTCAGGCGGATAGAACCGTTCCCACAGCGTGAGCCTCTGGTTGATCTCGTGGAGCAGAAAGATTCTTACGAAGTGGTTGCGGAACTGCCAGGTGTTGAGAAGAAGGATATAAGGTTGCACGCAACGGAGAATTCACTTGAGATAAGGACAGAGAACGAGCGGAAATACTACAAAGAAGTGACATTTGATGTACCTGTGGATCCGAAATCGGCAAAGGCTACATATAAGAACGGTGTGCTCAGTGTAAAGATAAAGAAGAAGGAAGGGGGAGAGAAGACCACAATATCGCTCGAATAATCAAATCCATTTTTTTTCTTTTTTATTTTTATATTACCTGTTTAATCTTTAATCTACTTTTTTAGCACGATGAAGATCATAGTCCGAGATGGGCAAACCAGAGAGGCGGAACTCGTTGCGGGTCGAACAATATTATCTTATCTACAGGAACTGGGAATAGAAATAGATGCTTCATGCGCCGGTGAGGGCAAATGTGGTCAGTGCATAGTAGAGGTTGAAGCCCCACCCGATGCACTCTCTGCTGTAACAGACTCAGAAAGAAAGTTTATCAAAGCAGAAAACCAGCGACTCGCATGTCAGGCGCGGATATTGCGAACCGACGAGCAGATATATGTCAGAGTACCAAAGAGTGGATATT is drawn from Methanophagales archaeon and contains these coding sequences:
- a CDS encoding Hsp20/alpha crystallin family protein; translated protein: MERRRRPSIFDMMERYMERMFEEMRGLPLPFEEEFRRRRRESQDIEDWFRDPFEDLMERLEEELPKEFKNFVTEEETPEGKIRRYGPFIYGFTLTKEPGKEPEIKEFGNIRPSFRRIEPFPQREPLVDLVEQKDSYEVVAELPGVEKKDIRLHATENSLEIRTENERKYYKEVTFDVPVDPKSAKATYKNGVLSVKIKKKEGGEKTTISLE